The Desulfovibrio sp. UCD-KL4C genome contains the following window.
TTGAGCCCTGCGGCTATAGCTCCGCGGGCAATGGCCTCATTGCCTTTGATAAAAAGTTTTTCACCGTTTTTTGACATTTACTCTGCTCCTTTGGCTTTTGGGGTCCTGTAGACGCGGATGGCCACGTCAGGACACATAAGAGCACAGGAAGTACATCCTGTACACTTATCCATGTCTTCAGCCGGAACTTCTGCTACTTTGTAGCCGTGCTGATTGAAACGGTCGGATTGCCTTATAATTTGCTTTGGACAGGCAACAGTGCAAAGAAGGCACCCTTTACACTGTTCTTCCAAAAATTCAACTCGGGACATCCTGAACTCCTGTTACCGTGATAGAAAAGCCCGTGATTAAACGGGCTGTAAACCACTACGGACTTTAATAATTTTGACCAGCCTATAGTATAAGCTGATTATTAATTAGGAGCGTATAATGAAATTAAGTTGGGTGCAAACTTTTGGAGTATTTTTAGCTCATTTTACTTGATGTACATCGAATCACCATAAGAAAAAAATCTGAATTTATTCTCTATAGCTTTTTGATATGCATTCAAGACGTTATCCCTGCCTGCAAGGGCTGAGATCATAATAACAAGAGAAGATTCCGGTAAGTGAAAATTAGTTATCA
Protein-coding sequences here:
- a CDS encoding 4Fe-4S binding protein encodes the protein MSRVEFLEEQCKGCLLCTVACPKQIIRQSDRFNQHGYKVAEVPAEDMDKCTGCTSCALMCPDVAIRVYRTPKAKGAE